Proteins encoded in a region of the Flammeovirga yaeyamensis genome:
- a CDS encoding Ig-like domain-containing protein produces the protein MINRLKELLVVLLIIIPAFSYAQTEICDNGIDDDNDGLVDCFDPDCTNFPGCDGFYFGNDSANCQVIPPIVPNFNIVPKFSTDPNVAKIEQRSGVMVADLDLDSIPELIGKSMPKGEPGYINIFSGADGTLLQQITEKGNTHAYTQVAIADVDKNGLGDIFVNENRTIRRYEYLSDRFIAEATQKVVSNLQTPQIADFDGDGVPEVYLGNAIFNAVTLDRLVAPDSAKNSGSFSYNMSTDQGNKIEDSYTLAYDVFQPGDANPNGGTFGSEVDGLELIAGGKVYAVDLTGGTLTELVSCPLPSGYSNYFRPGDGFVSIGDFTGNNKLEVIVAAKINKNDISIYLWSPYTQTYLGNYVFENSDKIGRCNLGDFDNDGMIEVGTAGKNQYVVLEYNASSNSLVEKWKRTKLDDGSQMTGSTLFDFDGDGNIEVVYSEEENLFIWRWDEDSQTFIEVSKVISRAGTRTEYPLVADVNADGQAEIVMAAQDVNGPDADALGFIQVWGSYDSPWVSCRNLWNQHGYHVTNINDDLTIPVSPQDNFNPYFEGTLNSFLSQTPFITDSLNISFATPDLIIPDIEADLSDCADGSDIPINITIENQGDWSAALGTPVTLYNGDPYSSSTAVVIDTVHLTQTIQPGESTIVNALVPQDGTNTIELYILANHNPYAFDGSFVSVPLPADTVYTPLLECDYSNNLSLKLEINGCVIPPTVDLDNNNSSGIGGADYQTVYYKGSETSGELGDEDTKITLLGTNFISNAVINLTTIESTDSLTVRGTLPGSLTWSYTSGTNQITLDGGGTKAEFEEALQMVHFTNAALTNFDRRSITTVLNITTTNVSSNVANTYIDIKSRPTSQDETRTIDEDTFYDFSAADFTFNDEDGDTFDGIRVSFPLDPLNFRGHLVYDGDTITIYQLTIGYEIPNPALLRYYPIEDQSNDNHNPYCIFNFRVKDNTGVDLTHHHSIRHTFTINVNPIADPPISRDTTVVVREVTPETGLITQYFEFSTVDVGATFSKVKIVSLPDKGTLTYNGSGTYVPVTVGQELDATGGFNVQYTSDVFVPGVDDIIHYSEFDFKVIDSNTTESDSTYHVFINLLKDIVILDFWKYGLKNQNIYFEPNDFLTHYHSETNQPLSKIVIKSLPGNGVLTYNGDTLSIGDEIDIAGFDDDDATTPNFIFDPDQYFSGLTSFLYNVIDQPGDVSTQDATINIFIRDVRHEPVAVDDFTGTVANISVIIDALANDYDDDNDSIFITRITNVEHGTASIVEQRVYFVPEYGYVGSDANAATIDYVISDGREGTSTATIHINITNDAPEVGNLYYGGYVGDTIHFSAHDFESRFRDSQTLQKIKFTSLPSQGTIYTQPQTAIAVNQEINTADIDQLYYINNLPEQEITENFNWNGSDGTQFADADGNVRIHLYQKTHPPTAVNDIATTVENASILIDVLANDSDQDGDSIYVTQVDMEEIHTADGTVVIENNQVRFTPTTGFTGLTYARYFITDDRDGSSEAIIRITVVTSPDAPLPLPFEKYGEKNQDLPLSLLDFEDHYTDPNNMALDSVRFENDPSDGTLFLNNTQITVLQGISRNDLDDIVYRPNTDYLGDDQVRYNVYNGEFWGRSSSSITFHMVEQLDNITPVVVDITKKGSENEDIPITLSDFENAFTDPRDSAMMAIRILSLPEHGDITFDDQEVMINQIISADSLDQLIYSPDNGFAGNDSLHWNATNGMRYADEDAAVLIQIGPELVIYSSFTPNNDGINDYWHIKDIEFYPNNEVTIYNRWGNAIYNASGYDNTSVRWEGTNNQNGVGSNILPASTYFYKVDLKDGSPVRSGYVVLAK, from the coding sequence ATGATCAATCGTTTAAAAGAACTATTAGTTGTCTTGCTTATTATCATACCAGCGTTCTCTTATGCTCAGACAGAAATCTGTGATAATGGTATTGATGACGATAATGATGGATTGGTAGATTGTTTCGACCCCGACTGTACCAATTTCCCCGGTTGCGATGGCTTCTATTTTGGCAATGATTCTGCCAATTGTCAAGTTATCCCTCCCATTGTTCCCAACTTTAATATTGTACCTAAGTTTTCTACAGACCCTAATGTGGCGAAAATAGAACAACGTTCTGGAGTAATGGTGGCCGACTTGGATTTAGATAGTATTCCAGAACTTATCGGTAAATCTATGCCTAAAGGGGAACCCGGCTACATTAATATCTTTAGTGGGGCTGACGGAACACTACTCCAACAAATTACCGAAAAAGGAAATACGCATGCTTATACTCAAGTAGCCATTGCGGATGTGGATAAAAATGGTCTCGGAGATATTTTCGTGAATGAAAATAGAACTATTAGACGTTATGAGTATTTATCCGACCGTTTTATTGCCGAAGCTACACAAAAGGTGGTATCCAATCTTCAAACGCCACAGATTGCAGACTTCGATGGAGACGGCGTCCCTGAAGTCTACCTAGGTAATGCCATATTTAATGCAGTCACCTTAGATCGATTGGTCGCTCCCGATTCTGCTAAGAATAGTGGTTCCTTTTCGTATAACATGAGTACGGATCAAGGAAACAAAATCGAAGACTCCTATACTTTGGCATATGATGTTTTTCAGCCTGGTGATGCCAATCCAAATGGAGGTACTTTCGGAAGCGAAGTAGATGGTTTGGAATTAATTGCCGGAGGTAAAGTATATGCGGTGGATCTTACTGGAGGTACTTTAACCGAATTAGTAAGTTGTCCTTTACCATCTGGGTATAGTAATTATTTCCGTCCAGGTGATGGTTTTGTGAGTATTGGCGACTTTACCGGTAACAATAAATTAGAGGTGATTGTAGCTGCCAAAATTAATAAAAATGATATTTCTATTTATTTATGGTCACCATACACTCAAACTTATCTAGGAAACTATGTCTTCGAAAACTCAGATAAGATTGGTCGTTGTAATCTAGGAGATTTTGATAACGACGGTATGATCGAAGTCGGAACGGCAGGGAAAAACCAATATGTAGTATTAGAATACAATGCCTCTTCGAACTCCTTAGTGGAGAAATGGAAAAGAACAAAGCTGGACGATGGATCTCAGATGACGGGTTCTACTTTATTCGATTTTGATGGTGATGGAAATATAGAAGTAGTTTATTCGGAAGAAGAAAACCTATTTATATGGAGATGGGATGAAGACAGTCAAACTTTTATTGAAGTATCGAAAGTGATTTCGAGAGCAGGTACAAGAACAGAGTACCCCTTAGTTGCTGATGTAAACGCCGATGGACAAGCCGAAATTGTTATGGCTGCACAAGATGTAAACGGTCCCGATGCCGATGCCCTAGGTTTTATTCAAGTTTGGGGTTCTTATGACTCTCCATGGGTTTCTTGTAGAAATTTATGGAATCAACACGGTTATCACGTAACGAATATCAACGATGATTTGACCATACCGGTATCCCCACAAGACAACTTTAACCCTTACTTTGAAGGAACACTGAATTCTTTTTTAAGTCAAACCCCTTTCATTACCGATAGTCTAAATATCTCTTTTGCCACTCCAGATTTAATCATTCCAGATATAGAAGCTGATTTATCCGATTGTGCAGATGGATCAGATATACCTATCAATATTACTATCGAAAATCAAGGAGATTGGTCTGCCGCTTTAGGAACTCCTGTAACACTTTACAATGGTGATCCTTATAGCAGTTCAACGGCAGTAGTTATTGATACAGTGCATTTAACTCAAACTATTCAACCTGGAGAATCGACTATTGTAAACGCATTGGTGCCTCAAGATGGAACAAACACCATCGAATTATACATCTTAGCCAATCATAATCCATATGCTTTTGATGGGAGTTTCGTAAGCGTACCTCTTCCTGCAGATACAGTTTATACTCCTTTATTGGAATGTGATTACTCTAATAACCTATCCTTAAAATTAGAAATTAATGGATGTGTGATTCCTCCTACAGTAGATTTGGATAATAATAACAGTTCAGGTATTGGCGGGGCTGATTATCAAACGGTGTATTACAAAGGCTCAGAAACATCAGGGGAATTAGGTGATGAAGACACGAAAATTACTTTATTAGGGACTAATTTTATTTCTAATGCAGTCATCAATTTAACCACCATAGAATCCACCGATTCTCTTACCGTTAGAGGGACATTACCAGGAAGTTTAACTTGGTCCTACACTTCGGGAACAAATCAAATAACCCTAGATGGAGGTGGAACTAAAGCTGAATTCGAAGAGGCTTTGCAGATGGTACATTTTACCAATGCTGCTTTAACCAATTTTGATCGAAGATCGATCACTACTGTCTTGAACATTACGACAACAAATGTGAGTAGTAATGTAGCCAATACCTATATAGATATTAAATCAAGACCAACATCACAAGATGAAACAAGAACAATTGATGAGGACACCTTCTACGATTTTTCTGCCGCAGATTTCACATTTAATGATGAAGATGGAGATACATTTGATGGCATTCGTGTCAGTTTCCCTCTTGATCCTTTAAACTTTAGAGGACACTTGGTATATGACGGTGATACAATTACTATCTATCAGTTAACTATTGGGTATGAAATTCCTAATCCTGCACTATTAAGGTACTATCCTATTGAAGATCAAAGTAACGATAATCATAACCCATACTGTATTTTTAATTTCAGAGTAAAAGACAATACGGGTGTTGATTTAACTCATCACCATTCGATACGACATACCTTTACGATAAATGTTAACCCAATTGCCGATCCTCCAATCTCTAGAGATACTACGGTTGTTGTTAGAGAAGTAACACCTGAGACGGGCCTAATCACACAATATTTTGAGTTTTCAACAGTAGACGTTGGAGCGACTTTTAGTAAAGTGAAGATTGTGTCTTTACCAGATAAAGGGACTTTAACCTATAATGGTTCAGGAACTTATGTGCCAGTAACTGTTGGTCAGGAATTAGATGCAACAGGAGGTTTTAATGTTCAATACACTTCAGATGTATTTGTTCCAGGGGTTGATGATATTATTCATTACTCAGAATTTGATTTTAAAGTCATAGATTCAAATACAACAGAGTCCGATTCTACCTATCATGTCTTTATCAATTTATTGAAGGACATTGTGATACTTGACTTTTGGAAATATGGTTTGAAAAATCAAAATATATACTTTGAGCCAAATGATTTCCTCACCCATTATCATAGTGAAACCAATCAACCTTTATCTAAGATTGTCATTAAATCGTTACCAGGAAATGGTGTTCTAACCTACAACGGAGACACCCTATCTATAGGTGATGAAATTGATATAGCTGGTTTTGATGATGATGATGCCACAACACCAAACTTTATTTTTGATCCAGATCAATATTTTAGTGGTTTAACTTCATTCCTTTATAATGTAATTGATCAGCCTGGAGATGTGAGTACTCAGGATGCGACCATCAATATATTTATAAGAGATGTGAGACATGAACCTGTTGCTGTGGATGATTTTACCGGAACAGTGGCAAATATATCTGTAATTATTGATGCCTTGGCAAATGATTATGATGATGATAATGATTCAATTTTCATCACTAGAATAACAAATGTGGAACATGGTACAGCTTCCATAGTAGAGCAAAGAGTTTATTTTGTACCTGAATATGGTTATGTAGGTAGTGATGCCAATGCAGCTACTATCGATTATGTAATATCAGATGGTAGAGAAGGAACAAGTACTGCAACTATACACATTAATATTACTAATGATGCCCCAGAAGTTGGAAATCTTTACTACGGTGGGTATGTAGGTGATACTATTCACTTCTCTGCACATGATTTTGAATCTAGGTTTAGGGATAGTCAAACGCTACAAAAGATCAAATTTACTTCATTACCGTCACAGGGGACAATATATACCCAACCTCAAACGGCCATTGCAGTGAATCAGGAAATAAACACAGCAGATATTGATCAGTTGTATTACATCAATAATTTACCGGAACAGGAAATTACCGAAAACTTTAATTGGAATGGATCTGATGGAACTCAGTTTGCCGATGCCGATGGTAACGTGAGAATACATCTATATCAAAAAACGCATCCACCGACAGCTGTAAATGATATAGCAACAACTGTAGAAAATGCCTCTATTTTGATAGATGTTCTTGCTAATGATTCTGATCAAGATGGAGATTCTATATATGTCACTCAAGTGGATATGGAAGAAATTCATACCGCAGACGGTACTGTGGTTATCGAAAATAATCAAGTGAGATTTACACCAACAACTGGTTTTACAGGATTGACCTATGCTCGTTATTTCATTACCGATGATAGAGACGGATCTTCCGAAGCCATCATAAGAATCACTGTAGTAACTTCTCCTGATGCACCATTACCATTGCCTTTCGAAAAATATGGAGAAAAAAATCAGGACCTCCCACTTTCGTTGTTAGATTTTGAAGATCATTATACTGATCCGAATAACATGGCCTTGGATTCTGTTCGTTTTGAGAATGATCCAAGTGACGGAACCTTGTTCTTAAATAATACTCAAATAACAGTATTACAAGGAATATCAAGGAATGATTTAGACGATATAGTTTACAGACCAAACACCGATTACTTAGGTGATGATCAAGTGAGGTATAACGTTTATAATGGTGAATTCTGGGGTAGGTCATCGAGTAGTATCACTTTCCACATGGTGGAGCAACTCGATAATATTACTCCTGTAGTGGTGGATATCACTAAGAAGGGTAGTGAAAATGAAGATATCCCAATTACTCTTTCAGATTTCGAAAATGCCTTTACCGATCCAAGGGATTCAGCAATGATGGCCATCAGGATTCTATCGTTACCCGAACATGGTGATATTACTTTTGACGATCAGGAGGTGATGATCAATCAAATAATTAGTGCAGATAGTTTGGATCAATTGATTTATTCGCCTGATAATGGATTTGCTGGGAATGATAGTCTGCATTGGAACGCCACCAACGGTATGCGTTATGCCGATGAAGATGCTGCAGTACTTATTCAAATTGGGCCTGAGTTAGTGATTTATTCATCTTTCACTCCAAACAACGATGGCATAAATGATTATTGGCACATTAAGGATATTGAATTCTATCCAAACAACGAAGTAACCATTTATAACCGTTGGGGAAATGCTATTTATAATGCCAGCGGATACGATAACACAAGTGTCCGATGGGAAGGCACCAATAACCAAAATGGGGTTGGAAGTAATATCTTACCTGCATCTACCTATTTCTATAAAGTTGACTTAAAAGACGGATCTCCTGTTCGATCGGGATATGTTGTTCTTGCTAAATAA
- a CDS encoding PorP/SprF family type IX secretion system membrane protein, whose translation MKKCFAIVWLLMMALFHQVKAQQTTLYSQYMFNGLTINPAYAGSQGGVNTSLIYRQHWTGVGGSPNTTTLAIDSPLGNKRMSIGGLFSQDKIGATTTQNMNVVASYRINLFSGTLSFGLQGGFNSVAVNFADLTSFLPDPALPDGTVRRNSPNFGAGLFYNTDHLYLGFSAPRLISSDLGDPNSTLVVEEKRHYFLNAGYAIELSHLLMLKPNILFRLTEGAPLQADINLNALIMEWIWFGVSYRTQESFALLTEIQLSKVFRIGYSYDMITNSASNITNGSHEFVINVFFENKKKKIKTPRYF comes from the coding sequence ATGAAAAAGTGTTTTGCAATAGTATGGCTTTTGATGATGGCGCTATTCCATCAAGTCAAAGCCCAACAAACTACATTATATTCTCAATACATGTTTAATGGATTGACCATCAATCCTGCCTATGCAGGTAGTCAGGGAGGTGTAAATACATCTCTGATTTACCGACAGCATTGGACAGGCGTAGGCGGCTCTCCAAATACCACCACATTAGCGATTGATTCCCCCTTAGGAAATAAAAGAATGAGTATTGGCGGGTTGTTCTCACAAGATAAAATTGGTGCTACCACTACTCAGAATATGAATGTAGTGGCTTCATATAGAATCAATTTATTTTCTGGGACACTCTCTTTTGGTTTGCAAGGAGGATTTAATAGCGTGGCGGTCAATTTTGCAGACCTCACTTCATTTTTACCCGATCCGGCATTGCCTGATGGAACTGTTAGAAGAAACTCTCCCAATTTTGGAGCAGGGTTATTCTACAATACCGATCATCTTTACCTAGGTTTCTCAGCACCAAGGCTGATAAGTTCTGATTTAGGTGATCCTAATTCGACTTTAGTGGTGGAAGAAAAGCGACATTATTTCTTAAATGCAGGTTACGCCATAGAGCTATCTCACCTTTTGATGTTGAAACCGAATATCCTCTTCCGATTAACAGAAGGGGCTCCCTTACAAGCTGATATTAACCTGAATGCATTAATTATGGAGTGGATATGGTTTGGTGTTTCTTACAGAACACAAGAATCCTTTGCACTCCTTACCGAAATACAACTAAGCAAAGTCTTTAGGATAGGCTATTCTTATGATATGATTACCAACTCAGCTTCTAATATTACCAACGGATCGCATGAGTTTGTGATTAATGTATTCTTTGAGAATAAGAAAAAGAAAATAAAAACACCAAGATACTTTTAG